A genomic window from Anaerolineae bacterium includes:
- a CDS encoding bifunctional enoyl-CoA hydratase/phosphate acetyltransferase produces MQDSKGADSRAAKEEHVIRSFAELVEAAKAKGPKRVAIAAAHEREVLLAAVDAERQGLAECILVGDVPAIQRIAQEEGLDLSRMEMIHVPEPREAARQVMALVSQGRADMAMKGRVETGDFLRAALDKEFGIRAGRLLSHVGVFEIPGFDRLIFVSDAGVVVAPDLEQKVEIVQNAISVAQALGISCPRVAIIAATEMVNPKIPNTMDAANLSKMAERGQIIGGIVDGPLALDNAISLDAAEVKGIRSEVAGRADILIVPDIEAGNVLAKAITYFAKGKMAGIVQGGRSPLIVASRADPHESKMVSMALGILLAN; encoded by the coding sequence ATGCAGGACAGCAAAGGCGCTGACAGCAGAGCCGCAAAGGAGGAACATGTGATCCGAAGCTTTGCAGAGCTGGTCGAAGCGGCCAAAGCGAAAGGGCCGAAACGGGTAGCCATTGCCGCCGCCCATGAGCGGGAGGTACTGCTGGCGGCGGTCGACGCGGAGCGGCAGGGGCTGGCGGAATGCATCCTCGTTGGGGATGTGCCGGCCATCCAGCGCATCGCGCAGGAAGAAGGCCTTGACCTGAGCCGCATGGAGATGATCCATGTGCCGGAGCCGCGCGAGGCCGCCCGGCAGGTCATGGCGCTGGTCAGCCAGGGTCGGGCGGATATGGCGATGAAGGGACGGGTGGAGACGGGAGATTTTCTGCGGGCGGCGCTGGATAAGGAGTTTGGGATCCGTGCCGGCCGGCTCCTCTCGCACGTGGGCGTGTTTGAGATACCTGGTTTTGACCGGTTGATCTTCGTCAGCGACGCCGGCGTAGTGGTGGCGCCAGACCTGGAGCAGAAAGTAGAGATCGTGCAGAACGCCATCTCAGTCGCCCAGGCGCTGGGCATCTCCTGTCCCAGGGTGGCCATCATCGCGGCGACGGAGATGGTGAACCCCAAGATTCCCAATACCATGGACGCCGCCAATCTGTCCAAGATGGCCGAGCGCGGCCAGATCATCGGCGGCATTGTGGACGGCCCGCTGGCGCTGGACAACGCCATCTCGCTCGATGCCGCGGAGGTCAAGGGCATTCGCAGTGAGGTTGCCGGCCGGGCCGACATCCTGATTGTGCCGGATATCGAGGCCGGCAACGTGCTGGCCAAGGCTATCACCTATTTTGCCAAGGGCAAGATGGCCGGCATTGTCCAGGGCGGCCGCTCCCCGCTCATCGTCGCGTCGCGGGCGGA